A genomic region of Bombus pyrosoma isolate SC7728 linkage group LG6, ASM1482585v1, whole genome shotgun sequence contains the following coding sequences:
- the LOC122568458 gene encoding ionotropic receptor 75a-like isoform X2 has product MNRVYFSLLLIVQLIATLCANENNFIRDYFAFRKVERIVGFSCDNMENNFKLAKTFNNMYTTYISILNSTDESRLDVKKVLRAEYNWLGVFLDSRCDRKRHTRVLVEATKYSMYDEMHKWLILGSNLSHVLEMLNDDAFTTSTDVIIAVPSANSYILYDVYNPCKDRGGSMNVTRFGTWSNKIGLNVTLNESKFERRSNLHGMKLKVGVVIGFKPENMTFHEMMLQYSMKSKYGRSKFLYVLLQHLSDIFNFTMEIVQINAQRRFDNSGPVFAAFKEKLIDLSASPVAMRIGRLDNGDIIGPVWPIRSCFMFRTISSTKIKPGQFLKPLSVKVWYVILAMIGIVTTILVILLRLEGVQTPTEIYGLSVLLTIGALSQQGSAFVPTRCASRIAFLQILFVGLLILNYYSASVVSNRLKNRGEKMNDSLISLAKSNMKLAVQPTSYIRSFLRVPDKEVRYFYDNRWSKIPESDRYLSLEEGLNRVAEGHLAYHTMIDSAYPYIEQSFTRRSICELTEVHLLRAVLAFYARHHSPFTELMKVGPPSFMMEEKRLIDWTSLLLYLRDVNQSLRNFFSKWSPFQNP; this is encoded by the exons ATGAATCGAGTGTATTTTTCGTTGCTTTTAATAGTGCAATTAATTGCTACTTTGTGCGCCAATGAAAACAACTTCATCCGTGATTACTTTGCATTCAGAAAAGTGGAAAGAATCGTTGGATTTTCTTGCGACAACATGGAAA ATAATTTTAAACTCGCAAAAACCTTCAACAACATGTACACCacgtatatttcaatattgaaCTCTACGGATGAATCGCGATTAGATGTGAAAAAAGTTTTAAGAGCGGAGTACAATTGGTTGGGCGTTTTTTTGGATTCTCGATGCGATCGTAAGAGACACACTAGAGTCCTTGTGGAA GCAACTAAATATTCTATGTACGATGAAATGCACAAATGGTTAATTTTGGGTTCGAACCTGAGCCATGTATTGGAAATGCTAAACGATGACGCGTTCACTACCTCTACCGATGTTATAATTGCTGTGCCATCAGCGAACAGCTATATTTTGTACGATGTGTATAATCCTTGCAAAGATCGAGGAGGGTCGATGAATGTAACGCGCTTTGGAACGTGGAGCAATAAAATTGGATTAAACGTTACCTTAAATGAatcgaaattcgaaagaagaTCGAATTTGCACGGGATGAAACTCAAAGTTGGGGTCGTT ATCGGTTTTAAACCAGAAAACATGACTTTTCACGAGATGATGCTACAATATAGCATGAAGTCAAAATATGGGCGATCGAAATTTCTCTACGTATTGTTACAACATTTATCTGACATCTTCAATTTcac TATGGAGATTGTGCAAATAAATGCGCAAAGAAGATTCGATAATTCCGGACCTGTTTTCGCGGCTTTCAAAGAAAAGCTCATAGATCTCTCGGCAAGTCCAGTGGCGATGAGGATCGGCAGATTAGATAACGGAGACATAATCGGACCGGTCTGGCCAATACG GTCGTGTTTTATGTTTCGCACGATTTCATCGACGAAAATTAAACCAGGACAATTTCTGAAACCTTTGTCTGTGAAAGTATGGTATGTGATACTGGCCATGATAGGAATCGTGACAACAATCCTAGTTATCTTACTAAGATTAGAAGGCGTGCAAACTCCTACAGAGATTTATGGCCTCTCTGTTTTGCTCACAATAGGAGCTTTGTCCCAACAAG GTTCTGCGTTCGTTCCAACACGTTGCGCAAGTCGTATAGCATTCCTACAAATCTTGTTCGTcggtttattaattttgaattattattcgGCGAGTGTCGTATCGAATCGTTTGAAAAACAGAGGCGAGAAGATGAACGATTCTTTGATTAGTTTGGCAAAGAGCAATATGAAACTTGCGGTGCAGCCTACGTCGTATattcgttcctttcttcgG GTGCCAGACAAAGAAGTAAggtatttttacgataatcgGTGGTCGAAAATACCAGAGTCGGATAGATATTTATCACTAGAAGAAGGTCTTAATCGCGTGGCAGAGGGTCATTTAGCCTATCATACGATGATCGATTCAGCTTATCCGTACATCGAACAGTCGTTCACTCGCCGAAGTATCTGCGAACTTACGGAGGTTCATCTGTTGCGTGCTGTCCTCGCATTTTATGCGAGGCATCACAGCCCTTTTACTGAACTGATGAAAGTAGG aCCTCCAAGTTTCATGATGGAAGAGAAACGCTTGATCGACTGGACTTCGCTTCTGCTATATTTGCGAGACGTGAATCAGTCTCTGAGAAACTTTTTTAGTAAATGGAGCCCTTTTCAAAATCCCTAA
- the LOC122568459 gene encoding ionotropic receptor 75a-like, producing the protein MHFYNFFYLQLIVALYASKMDVIRDYFVFKNVGRVAGFSCGEIENDYQIVKLLNDAGIGVSINQFASTINISRFLHSIYWNLGIFLDLQCSIADKDVMKLFYETSTHYMFDHLHQWLIVGENMSHTVNLLNDSTFSIITDIAIAIPRDNEYILYDVYNHCKSCGGLLNVTELGTWSKNGGLQITLQSNKFSRRWNYHRMKIKIAGVVTAKPKNQDLIEYLREKNAIRTDIWSKFGFAIMEHVRDQFNFTFDVIKLDHWNKNDSNFGPLIVGLRDDIYHMGYFPSILTIERLNYVNVITQVWPVRTCFMFLTVPSSKVDMNLIFRPFSRNVWYMILLLIIIIIFAMWTIFKLEKDAVYSDYGSTILIIVAALSQQGLPFIGNQSSSRVAFFHTMIFGLLVYNYYSAAIVSSRLNAPLDKMNDSLYSLVKSKMSLAAFKDIYFSVLLQSPAEDVQYFRKHWETIPQKKRFLSIEDGVKKMKNLRFAYHAEPDNVYPFIDRNFDKQMICQLTEVHLLRPCSLGLLSTRHSPFQEITKIGILKISTSGIRKREVSRWSYRKPYCNKDKYHVSSVTIHEAIPVILVLCFGIILSAVICFIENIVFRKLNTKQEQVKKSGSRLKKRNQKNVPRIKITVKTKVPIRVTNKKKFF; encoded by the exons ATGcacttttacaatttcttttatttacagtTAATCGTTGCACTATACGCAAGCAAAATGGATGTGATTCgtgattattttgtttttaagaaTGTTGGTAGAGTGGCTGGATTTTCCTGCGGAGAGATCGAAA ATGATTATCAGATCGTTAAACTTCTCAATGATGCTGGCATTGGAGTGTCCATAAATCAATTTGCATCGACAATCAATATATCCCGATTTTTGCACagtatttattggaatttagGTATATTCTTGGACCTACAGTGCTCAATCGCGGACAAAGATGTAATGAAACTTTTCTACGAG aCGTCGACCCATTACATGTTTGATCATTTGCACCAATGGTTGATCGTGGGAGAAAATATGAGCCATACTgtcaatttattaaacgacAGTACATTTAGTATCATCACGGATATCGCGATTGCTATACCAAGAGATAATGAGTACATtttatatgacgtatataatCATTGCAAATCTTGCGGTGGTTTGTTAAATGTTACGGAACTTGGTACCTGGTCTAAGAACGGTGGATTACAAATTACTCTGCagtcaaataaattttccagaaGATGGAATTATCATAGGATGAAGATCAAGATTGCTGGTGTT GTAACAGCTAAACCTAAGAATCAAGATTTGATAGAATATTTACGAGAAAAGAATGCTATACGCACGGACATTTGGTCTAAATTTGGATTTGCTATCATGGAACACGTTCGAGATCAATTCAATTTCAc CTTTGACGTGATAAAACTGGATCATTGGAACAAAAATGATAGCAATTTTGGACCATTGATAGTTGGCCTTCGCGATGACATCTATCACATGGGATATTTTCCATCAATTTTGACTATCGAAAGACtcaattatgtaaatgtaattacgCAAGTTTGGCCCGTAAG AACCTGCTTTATGTTTCTTACTGTACCTTCGTCAAAAGTGGACATGAACCTAATCTTTAGACCATTCTCACGAAATGTTTGGTACATGATccttttattaataatcatcATAATTTTCGCTATGTGGACAATTTTTAAACTCGAAAAAGATGCTGTTTACTCTGATTATGGGTCCACAATTCTTATAATTGTCGCTGCATTAAGTCAACAGG gaTTACCATTTATTGGCAATCAATCTTCTAGTCGTGTTGCTTTTTTTCACACAATGATCTTTGGTCTACTTGTATATAACTATTACTCAGCAGCAATAGTATCCAGCCGGCTGAATGCACCATTAGATAAAATGAACGATTCATTGTACTCattagtaaaaagtaaaatgagTCTTGCAGCGTTTAaggatatatattttagtGTTTTATTACAA TCTCCTGCGGAAGATGTTCAATATTTTAGGAAACACTGGGAAACTATACCgcaaaagaaaagatttctttcGATAGAGGATGgtgtaaaaaaaatgaagaacttAAGATTTGCTTATCACGCGGAGCCCGATAACGTTTATCCATTTATAGATCGTAATTTTGATAAACAAATGATTTGTCAGCTTACCGAAGTACATTTACTTCGTCCTTGTTCGCTAGGTTTATTGTCAACTCGACATAGTCCGTTtcaagaaataacaaaaatagg TATTCTTAAGATATCCACTTCGGGGATTCGGAAGCGAGAAGTGTCACGTTGGAGTTACAGAAAACCTTATTGCAACAAAGATAAATATCATGTATCTAGTGTAACTATTCATGAAGCGATACCAGTTATACTTGTTTTATGTTTTGGCATCATTTTATCAGCTGTTAtttgtttcatagaaaatatagtTTTCCGCAAATTAAACACAAAACAGGAACAAGTAAAAAAATCTGGAAGTCGATTAAAAAAACGTAATCAGAAAAATGTACCAAGGATTAAAATTACGGTAAAGACAAAAGTACCTATTCGTGTaactaacaaaaaaaaatttttctaa
- the LOC122568460 gene encoding ionotropic receptor 75a-like: MYIVLFVLLQFVLISNAQDHVFIRDYFVYKKVRNVVGFSCGDIVGDFNLLKTLSTTGIFTIIREPSVKIDFRRFMRSETWTVGVVIDLRCRNDTAVRIFAESSKYRMYDYSYNWLVLGSDYNNSIPFLNDTAYNIVTDVVLAITNKNGYDLYDVFNHCKYRGGALNVTGLGTWHRESGLKVFLTQPLINRRANMHGMRLKISGVIQYRPKNMRLEDYMQDINTRSLDSMHKFVHAMILHTGDLFNFSVHASEIIYWDRHSVHGLIFEFLRSNYIDFASNPRIMVSERLDYATLVGAAWPIRPCFMLLSTSTNKIKLEIFLKPFTRQTWYVFAVFGLFSIFVMKMIMNREDIGKREKYSGAVVLSIGIVSQQGANFLPKHLPSRIALFQIIIHSWIMYNYYSASIVSARLSEPLDMMEDSVTVLADSNLKIAAEAVPYLNYFLYKLNWESDYFRKKRWDPLPESKRYLPIEEGIRQVGQGILAYHTDPNTAYPYVERMFDSNKICELTEIHLFKQSVMGMYASHNGQFTEIAKIGLTKMFNTGLRNRQIKHWSSRKPQCQPDTLSTRSITIYETAPALILLAFGILAAGIICIVENIIYNRTMKSTEKIARKSSETKGSFSSGNNRRNLLDINP; encoded by the exons atgtatatcgtcttgttcgttttattgcaattcgttttaatttcaaacgcgCAGGATCATGTATTCATCCGAGATTATTTTGTGTATAAAAAAGTACGAAATGTCGTAGGATTTTCTTGTGGCGATATTGTAG GTGACTTCAATCTTCTGAAAACGCTAAGCACCACTGGCATATTTACGATAATAAGAGAACCCAGCGTGAAAATCGACTTCCGTAGGTTTATGAGAAGCGAAACTTGGACAGTAGGTGTCGTAATTGATTTGCGTTGTCGCAATGACACCGCCGTACGAATTTTCGCTGAA aGCTCGAAATATCGAATGTACGATTACTCGTACAATTGGTTAGTGTTGGGCTCGGATTACAATAACAGTATTCCTTTCTTGAACGATACCGCTTATAACATAGTAACGGATGTTGTTCTTGCTATAACGAACAAAAATGGCTATGATCTGTACGATGTTTTTAATCACTGCAAATATCGTGGTGGTGCGTTAAACGTTACTGGGCTTGGTACTTGGCATCGTGAGTCTGGATTGAAAGTTTTCTTAACGCAACCATTAATTAATAGAAGGGCCAACATGCACGGCatgagattaaaaatatctggTGTG ATTCAATACAGACCAAAGAATATGCGTCTCGAGGATTACATGCAAGACATAAATACGAGATCGTTGGATAGTATGCATAAATTTGTACACGCTATGATTTTGCATACAGGagatctttttaatttcag cGTCCATGCCtcggaaataatttattgggACAGACATAGCGTGCATGGTTTGATTTTCGAATTCTTACGGTCGAATTACATCGATTTCGCTAGTAATCCAAGAATTATGGTGTCTGAACGATTGGATTACGCTACTCTAGTCGGCGCAGCATGGCCAATTAG ACCCTGTTTCATGCTGCTATCGACTTCAACGAATAAGATCAAGTTAGAAATCTTTTTGAAACCCTTCACACGGCAAACGTGGTACGTGTTTGCTGTTTTCGgattattttccatattcgTTATGAAGATGATAATGAATCGCGAAGATATTggcaagagagaaaaatattcaggaGCGGTGGTGCTGTCGATAGGAATCGTGTCTCAACAAG GTGCAAATTTTTTGCCGAAACATTTACCAAGCCGTATagcgttatttcaaataattatacatagctggataatgtataattactaCTCTGCCAGTATTGTCTCGGCTCGATTAAGCGAACCCCTCGATATGATGGAAGATTCCGTAACTGTTCTTGCTGATAGTAACTTAAAAATTGCTGCGGAAGCCGTACCATATCTAAACtactttttatat AAACTGAACTGGGAATCGGATTATTTTCGCAAGAAACGCTGGGATCCTCTGCCAGAATCAAAACGATATCTCCCAATAGAAGAGGGTATCAGACAAGTCGGTCAAGGAATTTTAGCGTATCATACGGATCCTAATACAGCTTACCCTTACGTCGAAAGAATGTTCGATTCAAATAAAATCTGCGAATTGACGGAGATTCATTTGTTCAAACAATCGGTGATGGGAATGTACGCCAGTCACAATGGACAGTTCACTGAGATAGCAAAGATAGG GTTGACAAAGATGTTTAATACTGGCCTTCGTAATCGGCAAATCAAGCATTGGTCGTCGAGGAAGCCACAGTGTCAACCCGACACTTTGTCCACAAGGAGCATCACGATCTACGAAACTGCTCCAGCTTTGATTTTATTGGCATTCGGAATACTCGCAGCTGGAATCATTTgcatcgtagaaaatattatttacaatcgtACGATGAA GAGTACGGAGAAAATTGCACGAAAGAGCAGCGAAACGAAAGGAAGTTTCAGCAGTGGCAACAACAGACGTAACTTATTAGATATAAATCCATAA
- the LOC122568458 gene encoding ionotropic receptor 75a-like isoform X3, translating into MNRVYFSLLLIVQLIATLCANENNFIRDYFAFRKVERIVGFSCDNMENNFKLAKTFNNMYTTYISILNSTDESRLDVKKVLRAEYNWLGVFLDSRCDRKRHTRVLVEATKYSMYDEMHKWLILGSNLSHVLEMLNDDAFTTSTDVIIAVPSANSYILYDVYNPCKDRGGSMNVTRFGTWSNKIGLNVTLNESKFERRSNLHGMKLKVGVVIGFKPENMTFHEMMLQYSMKSKYGRSKFLYVLLQHLSDIFNFTMEIVQINAQRRFDNSGPVFAAFKEKLIDLSASPVAMRIGRLDNGDIIGPVWPIRSCFMFRTISSTKIKPGQFLKPLSVKVWYVILAMIGIVTTILVILLRLEGVQTPTEIYGLSVLLTIGALSQQGSAFVPTRCASRIAFLQILFVGLLILNYYSASVVSNRLKNRGEKMNDSLISLAKSNMKLAVQPTSYIRSFLRVPDKEVRYFYDNRWSKIPESDRYLSLEEGLNRVAEGHLAYHTMIDSAYPYIEQSFTRRSICELTEVHLLRAVLAFYARHHSPFTELMKVGYESQYTS; encoded by the exons ATGAATCGAGTGTATTTTTCGTTGCTTTTAATAGTGCAATTAATTGCTACTTTGTGCGCCAATGAAAACAACTTCATCCGTGATTACTTTGCATTCAGAAAAGTGGAAAGAATCGTTGGATTTTCTTGCGACAACATGGAAA ATAATTTTAAACTCGCAAAAACCTTCAACAACATGTACACCacgtatatttcaatattgaaCTCTACGGATGAATCGCGATTAGATGTGAAAAAAGTTTTAAGAGCGGAGTACAATTGGTTGGGCGTTTTTTTGGATTCTCGATGCGATCGTAAGAGACACACTAGAGTCCTTGTGGAA GCAACTAAATATTCTATGTACGATGAAATGCACAAATGGTTAATTTTGGGTTCGAACCTGAGCCATGTATTGGAAATGCTAAACGATGACGCGTTCACTACCTCTACCGATGTTATAATTGCTGTGCCATCAGCGAACAGCTATATTTTGTACGATGTGTATAATCCTTGCAAAGATCGAGGAGGGTCGATGAATGTAACGCGCTTTGGAACGTGGAGCAATAAAATTGGATTAAACGTTACCTTAAATGAatcgaaattcgaaagaagaTCGAATTTGCACGGGATGAAACTCAAAGTTGGGGTCGTT ATCGGTTTTAAACCAGAAAACATGACTTTTCACGAGATGATGCTACAATATAGCATGAAGTCAAAATATGGGCGATCGAAATTTCTCTACGTATTGTTACAACATTTATCTGACATCTTCAATTTcac TATGGAGATTGTGCAAATAAATGCGCAAAGAAGATTCGATAATTCCGGACCTGTTTTCGCGGCTTTCAAAGAAAAGCTCATAGATCTCTCGGCAAGTCCAGTGGCGATGAGGATCGGCAGATTAGATAACGGAGACATAATCGGACCGGTCTGGCCAATACG GTCGTGTTTTATGTTTCGCACGATTTCATCGACGAAAATTAAACCAGGACAATTTCTGAAACCTTTGTCTGTGAAAGTATGGTATGTGATACTGGCCATGATAGGAATCGTGACAACAATCCTAGTTATCTTACTAAGATTAGAAGGCGTGCAAACTCCTACAGAGATTTATGGCCTCTCTGTTTTGCTCACAATAGGAGCTTTGTCCCAACAAG GTTCTGCGTTCGTTCCAACACGTTGCGCAAGTCGTATAGCATTCCTACAAATCTTGTTCGTcggtttattaattttgaattattattcgGCGAGTGTCGTATCGAATCGTTTGAAAAACAGAGGCGAGAAGATGAACGATTCTTTGATTAGTTTGGCAAAGAGCAATATGAAACTTGCGGTGCAGCCTACGTCGTATattcgttcctttcttcgG GTGCCAGACAAAGAAGTAAggtatttttacgataatcgGTGGTCGAAAATACCAGAGTCGGATAGATATTTATCACTAGAAGAAGGTCTTAATCGCGTGGCAGAGGGTCATTTAGCCTATCATACGATGATCGATTCAGCTTATCCGTACATCGAACAGTCGTTCACTCGCCGAAGTATCTGCGAACTTACGGAGGTTCATCTGTTGCGTGCTGTCCTCGCATTTTATGCGAGGCATCACAGCCCTTTTACTGAACTGATGAAAGTAGGGTACGAAAGtcaatatacat cttga
- the LOC122568458 gene encoding ionotropic receptor 75a-like isoform X1 yields MNRVYFSLLLIVQLIATLCANENNFIRDYFAFRKVERIVGFSCDNMENNFKLAKTFNNMYTTYISILNSTDESRLDVKKVLRAEYNWLGVFLDSRCDRKRHTRVLVEATKYSMYDEMHKWLILGSNLSHVLEMLNDDAFTTSTDVIIAVPSANSYILYDVYNPCKDRGGSMNVTRFGTWSNKIGLNVTLNESKFERRSNLHGMKLKVGVVIGFKPENMTFHEMMLQYSMKSKYGRSKFLYVLLQHLSDIFNFTMEIVQINAQRRFDNSGPVFAAFKEKLIDLSASPVAMRIGRLDNGDIIGPVWPIRSCFMFRTISSTKIKPGQFLKPLSVKVWYVILAMIGIVTTILVILLRLEGVQTPTEIYGLSVLLTIGALSQQGSAFVPTRCASRIAFLQILFVGLLILNYYSASVVSNRLKNRGEKMNDSLISLAKSNMKLAVQPTSYIRSFLRVPDKEVRYFYDNRWSKIPESDRYLSLEEGLNRVAEGHLAYHTMIDSAYPYIEQSFTRRSICELTEVHLLRAVLAFYARHHSPFTELMKVGLIKIQNVGIQKRELKRWAARKPFCPINLLIAEPLSIHEAAPIFMFLCISLVLSILICIVENIVFCLFPARPPSFMMEEKRLIDWTSLLLYLRDVNQSLRNFFSKWSPFQNP; encoded by the exons ATGAATCGAGTGTATTTTTCGTTGCTTTTAATAGTGCAATTAATTGCTACTTTGTGCGCCAATGAAAACAACTTCATCCGTGATTACTTTGCATTCAGAAAAGTGGAAAGAATCGTTGGATTTTCTTGCGACAACATGGAAA ATAATTTTAAACTCGCAAAAACCTTCAACAACATGTACACCacgtatatttcaatattgaaCTCTACGGATGAATCGCGATTAGATGTGAAAAAAGTTTTAAGAGCGGAGTACAATTGGTTGGGCGTTTTTTTGGATTCTCGATGCGATCGTAAGAGACACACTAGAGTCCTTGTGGAA GCAACTAAATATTCTATGTACGATGAAATGCACAAATGGTTAATTTTGGGTTCGAACCTGAGCCATGTATTGGAAATGCTAAACGATGACGCGTTCACTACCTCTACCGATGTTATAATTGCTGTGCCATCAGCGAACAGCTATATTTTGTACGATGTGTATAATCCTTGCAAAGATCGAGGAGGGTCGATGAATGTAACGCGCTTTGGAACGTGGAGCAATAAAATTGGATTAAACGTTACCTTAAATGAatcgaaattcgaaagaagaTCGAATTTGCACGGGATGAAACTCAAAGTTGGGGTCGTT ATCGGTTTTAAACCAGAAAACATGACTTTTCACGAGATGATGCTACAATATAGCATGAAGTCAAAATATGGGCGATCGAAATTTCTCTACGTATTGTTACAACATTTATCTGACATCTTCAATTTcac TATGGAGATTGTGCAAATAAATGCGCAAAGAAGATTCGATAATTCCGGACCTGTTTTCGCGGCTTTCAAAGAAAAGCTCATAGATCTCTCGGCAAGTCCAGTGGCGATGAGGATCGGCAGATTAGATAACGGAGACATAATCGGACCGGTCTGGCCAATACG GTCGTGTTTTATGTTTCGCACGATTTCATCGACGAAAATTAAACCAGGACAATTTCTGAAACCTTTGTCTGTGAAAGTATGGTATGTGATACTGGCCATGATAGGAATCGTGACAACAATCCTAGTTATCTTACTAAGATTAGAAGGCGTGCAAACTCCTACAGAGATTTATGGCCTCTCTGTTTTGCTCACAATAGGAGCTTTGTCCCAACAAG GTTCTGCGTTCGTTCCAACACGTTGCGCAAGTCGTATAGCATTCCTACAAATCTTGTTCGTcggtttattaattttgaattattattcgGCGAGTGTCGTATCGAATCGTTTGAAAAACAGAGGCGAGAAGATGAACGATTCTTTGATTAGTTTGGCAAAGAGCAATATGAAACTTGCGGTGCAGCCTACGTCGTATattcgttcctttcttcgG GTGCCAGACAAAGAAGTAAggtatttttacgataatcgGTGGTCGAAAATACCAGAGTCGGATAGATATTTATCACTAGAAGAAGGTCTTAATCGCGTGGCAGAGGGTCATTTAGCCTATCATACGATGATCGATTCAGCTTATCCGTACATCGAACAGTCGTTCACTCGCCGAAGTATCTGCGAACTTACGGAGGTTCATCTGTTGCGTGCTGTCCTCGCATTTTATGCGAGGCATCACAGCCCTTTTACTGAACTGATGAAAGTAGG cttgattaaaattcaaaacgTTGGCATTCAGAAACGCGAATTGAAGCGATGGGCGGCTAGAAAACCATTTTGCCCGATCAACCTACTTATCGCTGAACCTCTATCGATTCACGAAGCTGCACCGATTTTCATGTTCTTGTGTATCTCACTGGTTCTATCGATTCTCATTTGCATCGTTGAGAATATCGTCTTCTGTCTTTTCCCAGCACg aCCTCCAAGTTTCATGATGGAAGAGAAACGCTTGATCGACTGGACTTCGCTTCTGCTATATTTGCGAGACGTGAATCAGTCTCTGAGAAACTTTTTTAGTAAATGGAGCCCTTTTCAAAATCCCTAA